From the Xylella fastidiosa genome, the window AAGCTCACGGTGTCTTTGTAACCCAAAGCGTGGGCTAGATCGCGTGCGCTTAGGTGAGGAACACCATCACGGTCGATAATGGAAAGGGATTTGCCGGAAAAACACACGGCAGAGGGTAACTGCGTCATAAAACGTCTCCTGTTTCGTGAGATGACCACGGGGAGACGTTTTTGCGCGCCGCACCCGTAGGTGTCGGGAGGTCAAAAACCGGAAACAGACGGCGGGCAGCTTTCCCCAAAGGGTCTTGTATCGCTGCCGCCCTCCCGACGTAAAAACGTTCAGGCGTAAAAAAACCGCATGGTTTTCGGATGCGGGTACCGCTGTTTCCGGAGTTTTTGATCTCCTTACCAGCGACGGTACCGCAGCGATGGGCAGTGGTCAAGCTCACGGTGTCTTTGTAGCCCAAAGCGTGGGCTAGATCGCGTGCGCTTAGGTGAGGAACACCATCACGGTCGATAATGGAAAGGGATTTGCCGGAAAAACACACGGCAGCAGGTAACTGCGTCATAGAACGTCTCCTGAGTTATGGGATGACCACAGGGAGACGTTCTTACGCGCCGCACCTGTGGGTGTCGGGAGGTTAAGAACCGAACTCAGACGGCGGGCAGCTTTCCCCTTGCGGGTGTTGTATGGCTGCCGCCCTCCCGACGTAAAACGTGCGGGCGTAAAAAAACCGCATGGTTTTCGGATGCGGGTACCGCTGAGTTCGGAGTTCTTAAGCTCCTTACCGAAGACGGTACCGCAGCGATGGGCAGTGGTCAAGCTCACGGTGTCTTTGTAGCCCAAAGCGTGGGCTAGATCGCGTGCGCTTAGGTGAGGAACACCATCACGGTCGATAATGGAAAGGGATTTGCCGGAAAAACACACGGCAGCAGGTAACTGCGTCATAAAACGTCTCCTACTTCATGGGATGACCACAGGGGAGACGTTCTTAGGCGCCGCACCTGTGGGTGTCGGGAGGCTAAGAAACCGGAAGTAGACGGCGGGCAGCTTTCCCCTTGCGGGTGTTGTATAGCTGCCGCCCTCCCGACGTAAAAACGTGCAGGCGTAAAAAAACCGCATGGGTTTCGGGTGCGGTTACCGCTACTTCCGGAGTTCTTAGGCTCCTTACCGAAGACAGTACCGCAGCGGTGGGCAGTGGTCAAGCTCACGGTGTCTTTGTAGCCCAAAGCGCGGGCTAACTCGCGTGCACTCAAGTACGGCGTACCGTCACGATCAATAATGGAAAGGGATTTGCCGGAAAAACACACGGCAGAAGGTAACTGCGACATAGCATGACTCCTGAGGAAAATGGAGTCCGCCACCACGCTTCTAAACAGGGAGGCGGACGACGCGGAGTTAGAAGACCGACCCCAGGACCGGTAGACTTGAAAGTCTCTCCACGCCGCCCGCCATAGGCGAGTTGCGCTGTACGCAAGGCCCACTACCGACGGTAGCGAGCAATGAAAAAGCGCCAACATCGGAAATGGGCGCTTTTCGCGCTGGGGATTCAGGCTTCTAAACCCGGCAGCGGATTTTGCCGCTGCGTGGGTAGCCTGCCTCAGATGCATGATTGGTGTCAAGCTCACGGCGTCACCGTGGCTGGCGAGAATGAGAAGTAGATCGAGACGTTTCTTACGCGCCGCCCTGAGAATGTCGGGAGGGTAAGAAACCGTAGCTAGACGGCGGGCAGCTTTCCCCTTTACAGGGTGTTGTATGGCTGCCGCCCTCCCGACGTAAAAACGTGCAGGCGTAAAAAAACCGCATGGGTTTCGGATGCGGGTACCGCTAGCTACGGAGTTCTTACACTCCTTACCAGCGACGGTACCGCAGCGATGGGCAGTGGTCAAGCTCACGGTGTCACCGCTTGCTTTCATTCTTGATTCCTTGAGGGCTTTTTAAGTCCCTTCAAATAAATCACCACGCCTTCTTCAAGAGGCGAATGCCCATTCTTGGCCCGTAGCAGATAAGCGTCCTTTAGTGCTTGTTTTGCAGCGTGTTCTACCGCTTCATCAACGCAAGCCAGTCCATAGATTTGTGCGTATTGCTCAAACATTTTTCGATCAGCAGGGCTTAGATCAATTTTCACAGGGCCTCCAAAGGGCCTGGTTAGGCACTTCAAGCCGCGTCTGCTTGCCGCTTATCATTCTTTATCGCAGCAGTTGCTACCGATAACGCCAGTTCACGAACCAACGCCGCCGGTTGCATCCCGTTGTACTGAGCCAACGCATTGATTAAATCGCGTTCGGCATCGTTAAAACGCACCTTCACCGGGTGACTACGAATGTGGGTCGGATCGGCATACATAGATTCATTACCAAGGGTTATTCAATGTCATTGAAAAGATCGAATACAGCGCATCAAACGTCACACCGTTTGAATGAGTTACAAAGATTTGCGATTTGCTTTGCGCCAAGAGAGGCAAGGCTGGACTGCGCTAAAAGACGCTCTTTAAGTAAGGGATCGTCCGTTGCTGCTGCTTTCAACCGCAGCAGTTCGGCTTTGGCCTCGTATTCCTTGATGCGGAGTTCGTCCATAGAAACGGGTACACGGGCACGTGTCCGTTCCGAACCATCACGCCGCATCAGGCATCTCCATAAGTGCATTTCCAATCGAAATCGGGTTGGAGCCGATCTGCCGGTAGAATTGGTGTTTCCACACAACCAAATCACTACCGGAGATCGGCATGGAAGAAAAAGTATTCGTTGTAGTACTACATCCAAATGTAGTCTTGAGCCAATTGATCATTAGGAAATTTCACTCCCAAGATGGCCGTTTTGGCAGCCACGCGTTTTGGATTTGCACGCACGTGGACATGGAAAACCACTACCTTTCAGTAGTTCTAGAAGGCCAACCCCCGCCCGGAGAAATTCAAACCCATCCAACCGTTTTCCACATTCCACACAGTGCGGTTGCTTGTGTAATCGAAACCACCAGAGGCGCACTGCCTTCGGTAATCGAGAAAGAAAAGAAGTTGGGAACTCGGGTTTAGGCGGCATCGGACACCTCCTGCCTGTGGCCTGTGGGGGGAGCGCCGAAGATGTCGGGGCGGAGTTGGTAGCGGCTAACGGCACCGTTGGTGACACGTTCAAGTGACTTAACTAACTGATGGCCCGCTCTCTTGTGGCCGAGGGCAATCATGTAAAGGGTTTTATGGCTGCATACAGCTCTTGTAGCTAATTGCACGAGCACAGGGCAGTTGATTTTGCCGCTACCGCCATTGAGTTTGATGTAGTCGAGCAGGTCCATGCCGAAACATTACCTAAAGGGTTATTAACAAGCAATACCCTTTCGATAATTTACCTTCCTGGTAATAAATGGGATCATAGAGATTATGGATGCATTATCCGCACGCACTTTCCACATTAAGCAACTGGTTGCCGCCGCTGGTGGGCCAGTCGAATTCTCACGAAGGCGTGGGGCTGGTCGTTGGTCGCAAGCCCAAGTGAGCCAATGGATTTCCGAAACCAACCCAAAGGGTATCGGTCATAAGCTGGCACGCGCCATTGAAGCAGAACTCGGGTTACCTAACGCTTACCTTGATAGGCTCCCAAGTGTTGATGCACCACACCCCGCAGGCCAGCACATCAAACTTGATACATATGAATTTCAAGCAATTGATGACGATGAGAAGTTGGATCCAGAAGCCAACGTACTTGTTGATGAAGTCGATGTGATGCTCTCCGCTGGTAACGGCGTCCTAATTCCTGAGTTCATTGAAACAAAGTTCCGAATGCCCTTCCCCCTGCCCTGGCTCAGGCACGCACACATCAATCCAAAAGATGTGAAGCTGATGCGCGTACACGGCGACAGCATGGAGCGCACCCTGTTTGATAACGACCGAGTCATGGTGAACTTCGCTGACACCCGTATTCGCGATGGGAAAGTGTATGCCATCGCCATTGGTGGTGAAGCAAAGGTCAAACGACTCTACACCTTGCGTAACAACGGTTTACGCATTGTTAGCGACAACCAAAACAAGGACTCTGAAGGCCATCGTATTTACAAGGACGAGATCGTACCACCTAACGAGATGGAAACGGTTCAAGTGCTTGGCCGCGTGATTGACAGGGGAGGCAGCGGAGGATTGTAGAACCCCATAAACCTTATATAGGAAAAGGACGAAAAGATTTTGAGCAATAAACCCAATCAACCCGCTTCGCCGCCACCTCCTCCTCGAAGAACTCGGGAGCTACCTGTACGCGATTCGCCCAATCACCAACCACCCCCGCCGCCTCCAACACGGTAGTGCTATGCTGTTGGGCATGGACGCCAACAACGCTGAATTGCATACCATGCGATGGGAACTCCTGTGGGGAGTCCAGAAGTCACAGCGCTACCACTCCTGCCGTATGGCATTCTTTGACCGCTGCGACAAGCTGAATTCTGTTATAGGGCTATTGAGTGGTTCCGCAGTGATTGCTTCTCTGGGCCAATACGCGCCACAGTGGATGGCTATTGCTGGAGCAGTCACTGTTACCATCGCCACCAGTATTAATCTGGTGGCTGGAACGGCACAGATGGCCCGTATCCATAGCGACCTACGCCGCCGCTTTTCTCAACTTGAGTCCGACATCGTTAAGCACCCAGACTCAACGCAAGAACAAGTTTCTGCCTGGACTGCACAGCGTCTGGAGATAGAAAGCGATGAGCCGCCTATCTTTGTTGCCTTGGATATTTTGTGTGAAAACCAGGTGACGCGATCTTACGCCCATTTAAAGGACCACCCATCGCGCAAACTGCCCTGGTTCAAGCGTGTTACGGCTCAGTGGTTGAAGTGGGGGAATGCATAACTTGCGATGAGGAAAGATCACCATGTACTCCTCTGTTGTGCTTGAAATGAAACGAAAGAGTCTGGAAATTCCTTATGGAAAACGCTCAGAGTCCTCTAAGGTGGGGAGGATGGTTCTTGATCTTGCCTCTGAAGTTGTCGAAATTCAGGAAGGAAATTCACGCGAGATAGCTCGCATTAAAAAGGGTATGAAGCATGGTGCTGCGGAAGGAAGCAGAAAATTCCGTATTTGACGCGGGAAAGTCCATCACTTGCGGGCGACGGCAATCTGTCCCATGATGCCAGCATGGAAGCACGTATAGTTCAACTTGAAACCATCATCCCCACACTTGCCACCAAGGCCGATGTTGAAAGCTTGCGGGCTGACTTAAATAAGTCGGCAGGTGAACTACTGGCCGACTTAAACAAGTCAGCCGGTGAATTGCGGGCAGACTTAAACAAGTCGGCGGGTGAGTTGCGTGCTGATTTCGAGAAGGCTCAAAAAGAAAACCGGACATGGATGCTCGCCACGGTATTAGCCCTTTTCGCAGGCATTCTTGGTGTTGGCGGCTTCGTGGTCAGCACCATCAAGGGGAGTTATCAAGCGTTACCGGCTCAGTCCGCTCCGATCATCATTCAGGTTCCTGCTCAAGCATTGCAGCCACCGCCGCAGGCTGCTAAGCAGCCGTGACCATCAGTTGCCGTTAAACGGCTCATAACCCTTAAAAACATCAACCCCGCGCTGGCGGGGTTTTTTTTTTTTTTTTTTTTTCGCCTTAAACAAGCAGCCTTCGTGCAACGTAGAAAATTTAATCGATAATTACCTAAAAGGTTATTGAAAGGTAATAACCCTTTAGGTAATATCTCCCCATCGCCCCACGACACCCGCAACCGGCGGCACAGGGGCAAGGAGATATCAAAATGACATTAAACGTTAGCGAGCAAGCCCAGCCTCAGGCCCGCCCACCCGTATCAGAAACTAAAAAAGAGATTGCTGCTGCTTGGGCTGTATGCGAAGCCGCTAGAAAAGAAGTGCGTGATGCTTTATATGACTGCGAAGACGCTGCTATGGACGCGTATGAGGCACGCGAAGCCGCTGAAGAAGGAGCGCGTGATGCTGCTTTTGCTTCATACGACGCTGATAAAAAACAAGAAGCGTTTGGTGCTGCTATGGCTGTTGTGCGTGCCGCTTGGGCCTCCTACGAAGCCGCCGAAGAAGAAGCGTTTGATGAGGTTCGTAGTGAATCCGGAGCGGCTATAACAGAATCACATGCTGCGTACATAGCCGCTAGAGAAAAAGCCAGTGCTGCCTTTGCGGCGTACTACGCCGTTAAAGAAGAAAAAGCGCGTGATACCAATATTGTTATTGATGCTATTCGTGATGCTTTTTATGCCGCCGACCTTGCTGCATACGAAGCCACTGAAGCTGCCGCTAGTAACGGGGTGGCCGCATGACTGCCACGACCGCATCAGAAACTAAAAAAGCGCCATTGTTCTATTGGAACGGCATTCGGGATGAGAAAGGCGGGAAGTTGCAGCATGCCGGTTACTCCTACGAAAAGCCGCACGACAGGGATAACTCGGAAATTAGTGTAATCGCCACGCGTTACACACGCTTTAGCCCTTTAGTGCATGCCTGTTTTAAGGTGTACAACAGCACCGACGTGATGACAGATTATTTTGACGACGATAAGTTCACTGTTGCCACAACGCATCCATTGTATCAGCAAGTGAAAGCTGCCCTTGAGGCGGTGCGTAATCGATCTGCGGCGCAGCTCGCTGCATCGGAGAAAAAACGACAAGAAAAGCGTAATGCTGCTCGTGCTGCGCTCGAAGCCGCTAAAAAAGAAGCGTGTGCTGCGTACGACGCCGCTAAAGACCAAGAAGCGCGTGATGCTGCTTTTGCTGCTGCTCGTGCTGCTTTAGCTACATACGAAGCCGCTGAAAGCATGGGGGTGGCCGCATGAGCACCGCGTCCTTCGGATACGCCCCCACCCCAGAGGGCGTTAGGTTCACCAAAATCTACGACGAACACGGCAAGCACATCATTACGCGTGATGAGCATAAAGGGCTTGAGTGGTTGGCTGGGTATGTCGGCCCAAGCTCGAATGAATACGGCCCTGATTGTGTTGCGGTAAAGGAATGTTGCCAATTAAAGATCGGCGGTTATGACGATTGGCGCGTACCTGAACTTAAAGAGCTGAAAACTATTGGGCTACTGGAGGGATATTGGTATTGGGGGGACTCGGGCCTGTTGTTATGGACCTGCACCCCGTGCGAACAAGAACCGAAAGAAAGAGCAACGGTCTTTAAATTCGGTGTCCATTACAGCTTTGTAGCATCGCGTTCGGATAAGTATCCCGTCCGCCCTGTCCGTGGCCAGATGCGTACTGATGCCACTGCTACACCAAAGGCAGGTGCGTAATGGCTGGCATTGGATATAGCAGTTATAACGATCCGCGCTTACAACCGCATAAAAAGGATTCAGGCAATTTTATCCAACACGCGCTCAACACGTGTAAGCGGTTGCACACGTGCAACATGGCCGAGTGTGCGAAGAACATCATTGTAAGAAGGCATCCTGAGTGCCTCAATTTCTGGTGGGGCATCTATAAGAATTTTCCGCATCTGGCTATCAAGCTCCTCCAACGTCAATACCGACTGCTCCACCTGAAGCTCCACGCATTTACGACGTTGATGTTCATACGCAACAGTCTGATTGCTCAAATCAAAGACAAGATCAGCCAATCCAGCCACCGCAACAACCACACTCAGCAGCGAAACCAACCAAGGCAATCCACTCACAACATTACCAATCGCAACCGTTCCAGCAAGGACACTGGAAAAAACAAACAGCTTGCGGAGCCTGCAATAAAACCGGATATGCCGTTCGTACAAGCGAACGTGATACGCCAAATCAAACTCAGCTTCATATTTAGTGCGTGCTTCTGGCGCTGCTGTGTTCATGAGTTCCTCACTGTTTTTCTGCCGGTGGTGGCTGGGGTATGGGCGCTGGGGGGGGCTGCGTTGGTCCGCGTACGGGAACGCCTGACCTTTTCTCAAAATCCTGTTCATCCGAAATCCGCTTCTCAGTCATGGCTGGCCCCTTGGGGTTTGATGGTTGTTGGGACTTCCATCATAAACGCCCCGAGGGGTTGGCCTCCAAGATTCCAACGCCCCCACAGCAAAGCAGAACGCGCTAAACCCCACCAGAAAGAATGGATTGAGCAACGGTGCACCGCCGATGTCATGCAGGAGGAATACGCATGATTCCTTGCGCCATCACCGCACGCACCAAGCAGGGTGTGTACACCTACACCGGCCTGTTTCAGAAAACTGTTGAGGCGAAGTCTGACGCCTACCGGCGCTTTGGGTTCCCAGCCGTTATTGCCGTCACAGCCATTCACCGCAAATCAATGCGAAACAACACGCATCCCAGCCCGCCACGTGCGGCGTGATTTGACACAGGAAAAACCTACCGATGAACCGCTATCGCACACCGAAAGAACAACACGCTGCACGTTGCAATGACTACGCACACCCTGGGTTAGCCCACTGCATTTTGCGCGATACCCGAGCAATGCCCAATGCACTACGCATCGCCAATTACCGCGTTCGCCGCGCGCACTACGAAGCCGCCAAAACGCTTTCATCGTTATTGATTAAACACTAATCCCGAACGTGTTTCTGGAAGGAGTTTTTATATGTCGCCTCCCATGCCGACAGCACTACTCATGCGTTCAATGAGTGATAACGAACTTGTGAGTGACCTAACAACCAGGCAAGCCGTGGAGCGTTTTACGCCTGTGGAAAGGGAGTTGTTATCGCGTCTTAAAGGCTTGCTAGAAGACTACGAAGCGGTGCGTGACGCACTGGAGCAAGACGGCGATGCGCTGTGATGACAACGGACAACACATCGACACGGAACACCCCACACACGAGAGAAAAAAGCCCATGTTTCCTATCACCGTCACGATTACCGATCAGGCCCAATTAAACGCTGTGTTAGCGGTGCTTAACCCGCCCCGCAGCACGAGCAGCCCCGCGCAACCTGTGCTTGACACTACACCGCGCAGCGATAGCGCCCCCAGCCCTCCACCGGCGGCACCTCCTCCCCCAACGGATGTGGCGCAACCGGCGGCCAATCCTGCTGCTGCTCAGAGCACAACGGACGCTATGAGCACGCCTGGGTATCTTGAGGCGGCGAAGGCGTTAACGGCCCTGTCTAAAGAGCTTGGCAATACATACGCCAAAGACGTGTTGACGTCATTTGGCGTGGCTGGCCTCTCTCAAATCCCTCCGGAGTTGTACCCAACGCTGATGGAGCGCATCGAAGGATTTTACATCGCCCACGAACGCGGTTTGCCCTTAGAGGCTGAGACATGAGCCAGCACGCCATGTTATCCCCGAGCAGTGCGCATCGTTGG encodes:
- a CDS encoding YdaS family helix-turn-helix protein, giving the protein MDLLDYIKLNGGSGKINCPVLVQLATRAVCSHKTLYMIALGHKRAGHQLVKSLERVTNGAVSRYQLRPDIFGAPPTGHRQEVSDAA
- a CDS encoding plasmid mobilization protein, whose translation is MYADPTHIRSHPVKVRFNDAERDLINALAQYNGMQPAALVRELALSVATAAIKNDKRQADAA
- a CDS encoding S24 family peptidase — protein: MDALSARTFHIKQLVAAAGGPVEFSRRRGAGRWSQAQVSQWISETNPKGIGHKLARAIEAELGLPNAYLDRLPSVDAPHPAGQHIKLDTYEFQAIDDDEKLDPEANVLVDEVDVMLSAGNGVLIPEFIETKFRMPFPLPWLRHAHINPKDVKLMRVHGDSMERTLFDNDRVMVNFADTRIRDGKVYAIAIGGEAKVKRLYTLRNNGLRIVSDNQNKDSEGHRIYKDEIVPPNEMETVQVLGRVIDRGGSGGL
- a CDS encoding DUF1566 domain-containing protein; this encodes MSTASFGYAPTPEGVRFTKIYDEHGKHIITRDEHKGLEWLAGYVGPSSNEYGPDCVAVKECCQLKIGGYDDWRVPELKELKTIGLLEGYWYWGDSGLLLWTCTPCEQEPKERATVFKFGVHYSFVASRSDKYPVRPVRGQMRTDATATPKAGA